One Candidatus Delongbacteria bacterium DNA segment encodes these proteins:
- a CDS encoding type II toxin-antitoxin system prevent-host-death family antitoxin, producing MNAINYTDLRQNLKSYMDSVYKDHEPLIVTRKDNQNVVLISLEDYNSLTETQYILSSQNNANRLLRSLSDARNGKTFTKELIEE from the coding sequence ATGAATGCAATTAATTATACAGATTTACGACAAAATTTAAAATCTTACATGGACAGTGTTTATAAGGATCATGAACCTCTTATTGTTACTAGAAAAGATAATCAAAATGTTGTTTTAATTTCTTTAGAAGATTATAACAGTTTAACTGAAACTCAGTATATATTATCTTCTCAAAACAACGCAAACAGGTTATTAAGATCATTATCTGATGCAAGAAATGGAAAAACTTTTACAAAAGAACTTATTGAAGAATGA
- a CDS encoding Txe/YoeB family addiction module toxin: protein MNITFTSDSWDDYLYWQKNDKKIIKRINELIKDIKISPFEGIGKPEPLKFQLQGCWSRRIDQEHRIVYEVSDKSILIICCRFHY, encoded by the coding sequence ATGAACATAACATTTACTTCTGATTCTTGGGATGATTATCTTTACTGGCAAAAAAATGATAAGAAAATAATAAAAAGAATTAATGAACTTATTAAAGATATTAAAATAAGTCCTTTTGAGGGGATTGGAAAACCAGAACCTTTAAAATTCCAACTCCAGGGCTGTTGGTCAAGAAGAATTGATCAGGAGCACAGAATAGTTTACGAAGTATCTGATAAATCCATTTTAATTATTTGTTGTAGATTCCATTACTAA
- a CDS encoding type II toxin-antitoxin system RelE/ParE family toxin, protein MVAWTGKAKSSLRNIFNYIREDSSFYAEEVKKKFIYESKKLSDFPKLGRIVPEVEDENIRELFIYSYRIDIPNHR, encoded by the coding sequence TTGGTAGCATGGACAGGTAAGGCAAAATCTTCACTAAGAAATATCTTTAACTATATAAGAGAAGATTCTTCTTTCTATGCAGAAGAAGTTAAAAAGAAGTTTATTTATGAATCAAAAAAGTTATCAGATTTTCCAAAATTAGGAAGAATTGTTCCTGAAGTTGAAGATGAAAATATTCGTGAGTTGTTTATCTATTCTTATAGGATTGATATACCAAATCATAGATGA